The following proteins come from a genomic window of Salvia hispanica cultivar TCC Black 2014 chromosome 4, UniMelb_Shisp_WGS_1.0, whole genome shotgun sequence:
- the LOC125221411 gene encoding putative late blight resistance protein homolog R1B-8 — MAKSEVTLEYWEHIEENLSSIVNSENDDYCLRILKLSYSHLPAYLKPCFLYMGVFEEDINIFASRVVQLWVSDGFLKPIDDKSMAKIAEQYLKELVDRNLILVHESGILGDVISYKIHDLLRDLSIKEAEKQRFFYVLREESPRGLISQQRIVIPTNTSKEKIQDALEYMPHARSYLVFGNQRVGQFSNSRFLRLLHSNNWQSEAEYSQVNVFKLMNSRYHRFAITNKKFVIPSSINLLWNLDTLIIQGGEDLIAPTEIWKMYKLRHLELYELHLPDPPSADDDIIIMLNLEVLKGVINLNVSEDVVKRIPNIKELNMTYEGQLIDGVNYLSCLHCLSKLESLKLWVESPDIGEYLQKINFPTSLKKLILGLPSDFEGGDILPTIGSLPLLEKLDLGGGRFRTREWETMEDQFQSLKSLTLSECGDLEKWTMSESSHFPRLIKLHLRSILELEEIPSEIGEIATLRSIELEWCNESVVFSAKKIIEEQEELHGDQLDLIVRATVRKKYAALQKLATSNFKVTVSP, encoded by the coding sequence ATGGCTAAATCAGAAGTTACACTAGAATATTGGGAGCACATAGAGGAAAACTTAAGCTCAATAGTGAATTCGGAGAACGATGATTATTGCCTGAGAATATTGAAACTGAGTTATAGCCACTTGCCTGCCTATCTAAAGCCTTGTTTTTTGTATATGGGAGTGTTCGAGGAAGACATAAACATTTTTGCTTCAAGAGTCGTCCAACTATGGGTTTCTGATGGATTTCTTAAACCAATAGACGACAAAAGCATGGCAAAGATTGCGGAGCAGTACTTGAAAGAACTAGTTGATAGAAATCTCATTCTAGTTCATGAGTCGGGGATACTTGGGGATGTAATATCCtacaaaattcatgatttactAAGAGATCTATCCATAAAAGAAGCTGAAAAACAAAGGTTTTTTTATGTCTTAAGGGAAGAAAGTCCTCGAGGACTAATTAGCCAACAACGTATTGTTATTCCTACAAACACTTCAAAGGAAAAAATACAAGATGCCTTGGAATATATGCCCCATGCTCGTTCTTATCTAGTATTTGGTAATCAAAGAGTTGGTCAATTCtcaaattctagatttttgaGGTTATTGCATTCGAATAATTGGCAGAGTGAAGCGGAGTATTCACAAGTAaatgtgtttaagttgatGAACTCGCGATACCATAGGTTTGCAATTACTAATAAGAAGTTTGTAATTCCTTCTTCCATCAATCTGCTTTGGAATTTAGATACACTAATTATTCAGGGTGGAGAAGATTTAATTGCACCAACTGAAATCTGGAAAATGTATAAACTTAGGCATCTCGAGTTGTATGAATTGCATCTCCCAGATCCTCCGAGCGCGGACGATGACATTATTATCATGTTGAATCTAGAAGTGCTCAAAGGAGTGATAAATTTGAATGTAAGTGAAGATGTTGTTAAAAGAATTCCCAATATCAAGGAATTGAATATGACATATGAGGGACAGCTAATTGATGGAGTGAACTATCTGAGCTGTCTTCACTGTCTTAGTAAACTGGAATCCTTGAAGTTGTGGGTTGAGTCCCCTGATATTGGAGAGTATCTACAGAAGATCAACTTCCCAACCTCTCTTAAAAAGTTGATTCTCGGGCTACCAAGTGATTTTGAGGGGGGCGACATACTGCCAACGATAGGTTCCTTGCCACTTCTTGAGAAGCTCGATTTAGGTGGAGGTCGTTTCAGAACACGTGAGTGGGAAACAATGGAAGACCAATTCCAGAGTCTCAAGTCACTAACATTGTCTGAATGTGGTGATCTAGAAAAGTGGACAATGTCAGAGAGCTCCCACTTTCCACGTCTTATAAAGCTTCATCTTCGATCGATACTTGAATTGGAGGAGATTCCTTCAGAAATTGGAGAAATAGCAACACTCAGGTCAATTGAATTGGAATGGTGCAATGAATCGGTGGTGTTTTCAGCTAAAAAGATAATAGAGGAACAAGAGGAATTACATGGAGACCAACTTGACCTTATTGTTCGCGCTACAGTTCGGAAGAAATATGCAGCGCTGCAAAAGTTGGCAActtccaattttaaagttacagtGAGTCCTTAA